Proteins from a single region of Parambassis ranga chromosome 16, fParRan2.1, whole genome shotgun sequence:
- the LOC114448392 gene encoding cell wall protein DAN4-like: MHSVPQAGPRALSLTHSRIMASTAIIKNTDILHLLLLGLLLPSVLVSGQTTTPATTTTTLAPTTAAPTTTTTAASTTTGAITTTTSSTPTTAAATTTAPTTTTTASSASAATTTTAATTQTTAAPATTISSTAAPATTISSTAAPATTISSTAAPATTISSTAAPATTISSTAAPATTISSTAAPATTISSTAAPATTISSTAAPATTTANTAAPTTTANTAAPTTTANTAAPTTTTSSSTTSTVQVTTVSGSASTTTGGTY, encoded by the exons ATGCACAGTGTACCACAG GCTGGACCAAGAGCTCTCTCCCTTACTCACAGTAGGATAATGGCGTCCACCGCTATCATAAAAAACACAG ATATTCTACACCTCCTCCTGTTAGGACTACTTCTGCCATCAGTATTAGTGTCAGGCCAAACTACAACacccgccaccaccaccacaacactTGCGCCCACCACAGcagcccccaccaccaccaccaccgccgcaAGCACGACAACCGGcgccatcaccaccaccacttcaAGCACACCAACCACAGCTGCTGCCACCACTACCgcccccaccaccactaccactgcaagctcagcatcagcagccaccaccaccacagccgcCACCACTCAAACCACAGCAGCCCCCGCCACCACCATTTCAAGCACAGCAGCCCCCGCCACCACCATTTCAAGCACAGCAGCCCCCGCCACCACCATTTCAAGCACAGCAGCCCCCGCCACCACCATTTCAAGCACAGCAGCCCCCGCCACCACCATTTCAAGCACAGCAGCCCCCGCCACCACCATTTCAAGCACAGCAGCCCCCGCCACCACCATTTCAAGCACAGCAGCCCCCGCCACCACCATTTCAAGCACAGCAGCCCCCGCCACTACCACTGCAAACACAGCAGCCCCCACTACCACTGCAAACACAGCAGCCCCCACCACCACTGCAAACACAGCAGCCccgaccaccaccaccagctcaTCAACCACCTCTACAGTGCAGGTCACCACTGTCTCTGGTAGTGCATCAACTACCACTGGAGGTACTTATTAA
- the LOC114449020 gene encoding CAP-Gly domain-containing linker protein 4, protein MLSSSSALNSRPTSSSSSASSVRSWRTSHGPHRVFVPHSPMDLQLGHRVRIMLPSGRISTGTVRFLGHLQGEADLHLGVELQTPEQGLRDGSHRGHSYFECKPGHGAFVPFHKLLMAWE, encoded by the exons ATGTTATCCTCATCCTCGGCGCTAAACTCAAGACCTACCTCTTCTTCATCGTCAGCTTCAAG TGTGAGATCATGGAGGACCTCCCATGGGCCACATCGCGTTTTTGTTCCCCACTCCCCCATGGACCTACAGCTAGGTCACCGGGTCAGGATCATGCTGCCATCTGGAAGGATCAGCACAGGCACGGTTCGTTTCCTGGGCCACCTGCAGGGGGAGGCAGATCTCCACCTGGGGGTGGAGCTGCAGACTCCTGAACAGGGACTGCGTGATGGCAGCCACAGGGGACACAGCTACTTTGAATG CAAACCTGGACATGGTGCCTTTGTACCATTCCACAAACTACTGATGGCCTGGGAATAA